The proteins below come from a single Campylobacter sp. CCUG 57310 genomic window:
- a CDS encoding RAMP superfamily CRISPR-associated protein has product MTLYKTTITPKSNFTTPLKGDTLFGQICWAIRYRLGEDRLNELLSDYDKKPFLIVSDGFASGYLPKPSMPSHLLGENLELKKENRKKIWLSIEDLQSGNFKNAKTSGEIGYELTKNATIKNSINYLTFTTDDSGKFAPYALVEIKFSRQDIYFLLDDRFKLDELEKALETVAKSGYGKRASIGKGAFEYSAFEKVAIKKRSNAFMTLSPVVIDDENLKEFFYEPFTRFGKHGGGLANTNPFKSPILMADSSSVVVYKEICEREYLGKAVSGHSANANTVHQGYGILIATEIKNAQ; this is encoded by the coding sequence ATGACACTTTATAAAACTACCATAACGCCTAAGTCAAATTTTACTACGCCGTTAAAAGGCGATACCTTGTTTGGGCAAATTTGCTGGGCGATCAGATATAGACTTGGAGAAGATAGGCTAAATGAGCTACTAAGCGACTACGATAAAAAGCCGTTTTTGATAGTGTCTGATGGCTTTGCTAGCGGATATCTGCCAAAGCCTAGTATGCCAAGTCATCTTTTGGGCGAAAATTTGGAGCTAAAAAAAGAAAATAGGAAGAAAATTTGGCTTAGTATAGAGGATTTGCAAAGCGGAAATTTCAAAAACGCTAAGACAAGTGGTGAGATCGGCTATGAGCTAACAAAGAATGCAACGATCAAAAACTCCATAAACTATCTCACGTTTACGACAGATGATAGCGGTAAATTTGCGCCATATGCTTTAGTGGAGATAAAATTTAGCAGACAAGATATCTACTTTTTGCTAGATGATAGGTTTAAGCTTGATGAGCTAGAAAAAGCGCTTGAGACTGTGGCTAAAAGCGGCTATGGCAAGAGAGCTAGCATAGGAAAAGGAGCGTTTGAGTATAGCGCGTTTGAAAAAGTGGCTATCAAAAAGAGATCAAATGCTTTTATGACGCTTAGCCCCGTTGTGATAGATGATGAAAATTTAAAAGAGTTTTTCTATGAGCCGTTTACGAGATTTGGCAAACATGGCGGAGGGCTTGCAAACACGAATCCTTTTAAAAGTCCTATTCTAATGGCTGATAGCAGTAGCGTGGTGGTATATAAAGAAATTTGCGAGAGAGAGTATCTAGGAAAAGCTGTAAGCGGGCACTCTGCTAATGCGAACACGGTGCATCAAGGTTACGGCATACTAATAGCTACGGAGATAAAAAATGCACAATGA